One region of Microbacterium sp. M28 genomic DNA includes:
- a CDS encoding magnesium transporter MgtE N-terminal domain-containing protein, with product MSTQRVFVARLAGCAVFDPVGDRLGKVRDVVIVYRKTAAPRVIGLVVEIPGRRHVFLSIGRVTSIRAGQVISTGLINVRRFQPRPGEVRVLAELLGRRVGFVDGTGSAVIEDVAIEPNRLGEWSITQLFLRKPKTSASPFAKGPTAFAAWNEVAEDRAPGEAQSAEQLVASYSELHAADLANTLLDLPQQRMIEVAEELPDDRLADALEEMPEEEQVHILDRLGDERAADILDQMEPDDAADLLAQLPKKRLEQLLELMEPEEAEDVRTLLSYGPDTAGGLMTTEPIILSADATVAEALALIRRHELHPALAAAVFVTLPPFETPTGRLLGVVHFQRMLRYPPHERLGAIVDDSMESVRATASAAEAARMLASYDLVSLPVVDAAHRLVGAISIDDVLDYLLPDDWRSHDIDDPATDGSAR from the coding sequence GTGAGCACTCAACGGGTATTCGTCGCGCGCCTGGCCGGGTGCGCCGTCTTCGACCCCGTGGGCGACCGGCTCGGCAAAGTCCGGGATGTCGTCATCGTGTACCGAAAAACGGCCGCGCCGCGCGTGATCGGCCTCGTGGTCGAGATCCCCGGTCGCCGGCACGTGTTCCTCTCGATCGGCCGGGTCACCTCGATCCGCGCCGGGCAGGTCATCTCGACCGGCCTCATCAACGTCCGCCGATTCCAGCCGCGACCCGGCGAGGTCCGCGTCCTGGCCGAGCTGCTGGGTCGTCGGGTCGGATTCGTCGACGGGACGGGCAGCGCGGTCATCGAGGATGTCGCGATCGAGCCGAACCGGCTCGGCGAATGGAGCATCACACAGCTGTTCCTGCGCAAGCCCAAGACGAGCGCATCCCCGTTCGCGAAGGGCCCGACCGCCTTCGCCGCCTGGAACGAGGTCGCCGAAGACCGTGCGCCGGGCGAGGCCCAGTCCGCCGAGCAGCTGGTCGCGTCCTACTCCGAGCTGCACGCGGCCGACCTCGCCAACACGCTTCTCGACCTGCCCCAGCAGCGCATGATCGAGGTCGCCGAGGAGCTGCCGGACGACCGTCTCGCCGACGCCCTCGAGGAGATGCCCGAAGAGGAGCAGGTGCACATCCTCGACCGGCTCGGCGATGAGCGCGCGGCCGACATCCTCGATCAGATGGAGCCGGATGACGCGGCCGACCTGCTGGCACAGCTTCCGAAGAAGCGCCTGGAGCAGCTGCTCGAGCTGATGGAGCCCGAGGAGGCCGAGGACGTCCGCACGCTCCTCTCGTACGGCCCCGACACCGCCGGTGGTCTGATGACGACCGAGCCGATCATCCTGTCGGCCGATGCGACGGTCGCCGAGGCGCTGGCTCTGATCCGCCGGCACGAACTGCATCCGGCTCTCGCCGCGGCCGTGTTCGTGACGCTTCCGCCGTTCGAGACGCCGACCGGCCGACTCCTGGGTGTCGTGCACTTCCAGCGGATGCTGCGCTACCCGCCGCACGAACGCCTCGGCGCGATCGTGGACGACAGCATGGAGTCGGTGCGCGCCACCGCCTCCGCCGCGGAGGCGGCCCGCATGCTCGCCAGCTACGACCTCGTCTCCCTGCCCGTCGTCGACGCCGCGCACCGCCTGGTCGGCGCGATCAGCATCGACGACGTGCTCGACTACCTGCTCCCGGATGACTGGCGTTCGCACGACATCGACGACCCGGCGACGGATGGGAGCGCGCGATGA
- a CDS encoding general stress protein, whose translation MTMLNRPADGADVGETVASMREYERAQKTVSKLIAGEVPARDIAIVGQGVRTIEKITGRLGYATAARSGAINGLLIGLLLSAILMVGNPEVPIQMFVAYLFIGVAIGMMLSLVTFAIVRRRRDFASVTQLAADHYEVTVLAASLSKARQVLGAQRPAAARPPVDLNEPPRYGERVTPGQPQNDPAPSGPAAAPSAAATSSPSPVIPPRPADPRPRYGERVSDTQTSTGSTDAPAEGSAADAEAGAPEADTTPSKPTSDD comes from the coding sequence ATGACCATGCTCAACCGCCCTGCAGACGGTGCCGACGTCGGCGAGACCGTCGCTTCGATGCGCGAGTACGAACGTGCGCAGAAGACGGTGTCGAAGCTCATCGCCGGTGAAGTGCCTGCGCGCGACATCGCGATCGTCGGGCAGGGCGTGCGGACGATCGAGAAGATCACCGGACGGCTCGGATACGCCACGGCCGCGCGCTCCGGTGCGATCAACGGTCTGCTGATCGGTCTCCTGCTGTCGGCCATTCTCATGGTCGGCAACCCGGAGGTGCCGATCCAGATGTTCGTGGCGTACCTGTTCATCGGCGTCGCGATCGGCATGATGCTCAGCCTGGTCACGTTCGCGATCGTCCGTCGACGCCGCGATTTCGCCAGCGTCACGCAGCTCGCCGCCGACCACTACGAGGTGACGGTGCTGGCGGCCTCGCTGTCGAAGGCCAGGCAGGTGCTGGGTGCCCAGCGCCCCGCCGCCGCGCGGCCGCCGGTCGATCTGAACGAGCCTCCGCGGTACGGCGAACGGGTGACGCCCGGTCAGCCGCAGAACGACCCGGCGCCCTCCGGCCCTGCCGCGGCACCGTCGGCAGCGGCGACGTCCAGCCCCTCGCCGGTCATTCCGCCGCGTCCCGCCGACCCGCGTCCGCGGTACGGCGAGCGGGTTTCCGACACCCAGACCTCGACGGGGTCGACTGACGCCCCTGCGGAGGGGTCCGCTGCGGATGCCGAAGCCGGCGCGCCCGAGGCCGACACGACTCCGAGCAAGCCCACGAGCGACGACTGA
- a CDS encoding alpha/beta family hydrolase, with product MTEEPLRIDVALPAGVVTVPASLSQRTGGVDRGTVIIAHGAGAGMEHPFLVGFAAALNDDGFATVRFDFPYRAQGRRMPGPAAHAIATWHAVVDAVRSRTDGPVWAAGKSYGGRMASMAAAEGMDVAGLVYLGYPLHAPGKPEKPRAEHLPDVAAPQLFIEGTNDPFIQPVEQFDAVIETCRDARVVWIDGGGHSFEVKGSKRPTDVIGASLGPLVTSFAMTRR from the coding sequence ATGACCGAGGAGCCGCTGCGCATCGACGTGGCGCTGCCGGCCGGGGTCGTGACGGTTCCGGCGTCTCTGTCCCAGCGCACCGGTGGCGTCGATCGCGGCACCGTCATCATCGCGCACGGCGCCGGAGCAGGGATGGAGCATCCTTTCCTCGTCGGCTTCGCCGCCGCACTGAACGACGACGGCTTCGCGACGGTCCGCTTCGACTTCCCCTACCGCGCCCAGGGGCGTCGGATGCCGGGGCCGGCCGCACATGCGATCGCGACCTGGCACGCCGTGGTGGACGCCGTCCGCTCGCGTACCGACGGTCCGGTGTGGGCGGCGGGCAAGTCGTACGGCGGCCGGATGGCGTCGATGGCCGCTGCCGAGGGGATGGATGTCGCCGGGCTCGTCTATCTCGGCTATCCGCTGCACGCACCGGGAAAGCCGGAGAAGCCGCGAGCCGAGCATCTGCCGGACGTCGCGGCGCCGCAGCTGTTCATCGAGGGGACGAACGACCCGTTCATCCAGCCTGTGGAGCAGTTCGACGCGGTCATCGAGACGTGCCGCGACGCACGCGTCGTCTGGATCGACGGCGGAGGGCACTCGTTCGAGGTCAAGGGCAGCAAGCGTCCCACGGACGTGATCGGCGCGTCGCTGGGCCCGCTCGTGACGTCGTTCGCCATGACGCGCCGGTGA
- a CDS encoding metallophosphoesterase family protein gives MSLDRIALISDVHGNMTALEAVLADIAGRGIHRVFNLGDTAGKGPRGEAAVQRCREACEVNVRGNWDDFLPGIPDDPTAQEPLRWWHAELSAESLSWLGALPLSHDLLMSGRRIRLFHASAESPHVRVHFHHTPEEFAGMFANTAMTGDGPEPDVVGYADIHDAYIESTDRKTLFNVGSVGNPLDVPQPSYVILEGIADAEHEAPFGIQFIRVPYDVEAEIAVAESVQMPTRDVWAVELRTGVYRGRQ, from the coding sequence GTGAGCCTCGACCGCATCGCCCTCATCTCCGACGTCCACGGGAACATGACCGCCCTGGAAGCGGTGCTCGCCGACATCGCGGGCCGCGGCATTCATCGCGTGTTCAACCTCGGCGACACGGCAGGCAAGGGGCCTCGCGGCGAGGCTGCGGTGCAGCGCTGCCGCGAGGCGTGCGAAGTCAACGTGCGGGGCAACTGGGACGACTTCCTCCCCGGGATCCCCGACGACCCGACCGCGCAGGAACCGCTGCGCTGGTGGCACGCAGAGCTCTCGGCGGAGAGCCTGAGCTGGCTCGGAGCCCTGCCACTCAGCCACGATCTGCTGATGAGCGGCAGGCGGATCCGCCTGTTCCACGCCTCGGCGGAGAGCCCGCACGTGCGGGTGCACTTCCACCACACACCAGAGGAGTTCGCGGGCATGTTCGCCAACACCGCGATGACCGGAGACGGACCGGAGCCCGACGTCGTCGGCTACGCCGACATCCACGACGCCTACATCGAATCCACCGATCGGAAGACGCTGTTCAACGTGGGCAGCGTCGGCAATCCGCTGGACGTTCCGCAGCCCTCGTACGTGATCCTGGAGGGCATTGCGGATGCCGAGCACGAGGCGCCCTTCGGCATCCAGTTCATCCGGGTACCGTACGACGTCGAGGCCGAGATCGCGGTGGCGGAGTCGGTGCAGATGCCCACCCGCGACGTGTGGGCGGTCGAGCTGCGCACCGGCGTGTACCGGGGCCGGCAGTGA
- a CDS encoding glyoxalase — MSGFHHVEVWVADRSEDAGWRWLLSELGFVPEQEWSDGMSWAAGGASLTLTTSPNLSSADHDRRRPGVNHLAFHGGSSVQVDALIRAAPANGWTPLYADRYPHAGGEDHYAGWLENAAGFKVEVVAALSSPGTTDGVEESR; from the coding sequence ATGAGCGGATTCCATCACGTCGAGGTGTGGGTCGCCGACCGCTCGGAGGATGCCGGCTGGCGGTGGCTGCTGTCCGAGCTGGGATTCGTCCCGGAGCAGGAATGGTCGGACGGGATGTCCTGGGCGGCAGGCGGCGCCTCCCTGACCCTGACGACGTCGCCGAACCTGTCCTCAGCCGATCACGATCGCCGACGACCGGGCGTCAATCATCTGGCCTTCCACGGCGGCTCGTCGGTGCAGGTGGATGCGCTGATCCGGGCGGCACCGGCGAACGGGTGGACGCCGCTGTACGCCGATCGGTATCCGCACGCGGGCGGCGAGGACCACTACGCCGGCTGGCTGGAGAACGCGGCGGGGTTCAAGGTCGAAGTCGTCGCGGCGCTGAGCTCGCCGGGTACGACGGACGGGGTCGAGGAGAGTCGCTAG
- a CDS encoding SDR family oxidoreductase has product MPLALVTGAARANSIAAGIVPRLRADGWEVATSDLADADHPCDLSTPEGPAELIADVVRERGPISALILSHAHDVESGILDTTAESFDRHVAINARASLLLIAAFARQIPDAGGGVVALTSDHTTGNLPYGSSKGALDRLVISAARELGPLGISANVLNPGPIDTGWMPEGFAESLVPAHPLGRIGTPADIAAFVSFLVSPEGRWVSGQLLHADGGFSARY; this is encoded by the coding sequence ATGCCTCTCGCTCTCGTCACCGGCGCCGCACGCGCGAACAGCATCGCCGCCGGCATCGTCCCCCGTCTGCGCGCGGACGGTTGGGAGGTCGCGACCAGCGACCTCGCTGACGCCGACCACCCGTGCGATCTCTCCACCCCTGAAGGGCCCGCTGAGCTCATCGCCGACGTGGTGCGCGAACGAGGACCGATCTCGGCGCTGATCCTCTCGCACGCGCACGACGTCGAATCCGGCATCCTGGACACGACGGCCGAGAGCTTCGACCGGCACGTGGCCATCAACGCCCGAGCGAGTCTGCTGCTGATCGCTGCCTTCGCACGGCAGATCCCGGATGCCGGGGGAGGGGTCGTCGCCCTCACAAGCGATCACACCACCGGGAACCTGCCCTACGGCTCGTCCAAGGGCGCACTCGATCGCCTCGTCATCTCGGCGGCCCGCGAGCTCGGCCCCCTCGGCATCTCCGCGAACGTGCTCAACCCCGGTCCGATCGACACGGGATGGATGCCGGAGGGGTTCGCGGAGTCGCTCGTGCCCGCGCATCCGCTCGGGCGCATCGGGACGCCGGCCGACATCGCCGCCTTCGTGTCGTTCCTGGTCTCGCCGGAGGGCCGGTGGGTCTCCGGGCAGCTCCTGCACGCCGACGGCGGGTTCTCGGCGCGCTACTGA
- a CDS encoding aminopeptidase P family protein yields MSTGSSDTIAQATDDDAAKTPVTNRKQPFPRGFLDTISTGWAERPESLPAARPQAAYAAARRDKVSAAFAGRRLVIPAGSLKQRSNDTDYPFRAHSAFAHLTGWAADAEPDSVLVFDPTDAGHDVTLYFRERADRTTTEFYADATVGEFWIGPRPSLAGVAADLAIATDHLAAFTAGADDVALDDADLARFVSELRLVKDEYEIAEMRRAVDITAQGFDDIIRALPEAAVHARGERVVEGVFHRRAREDGNGEGYDTIAASGPHACYLHWTRNDGTVVPGDLILVDAGVEADSLYTADITRTLPVNGTFTEVQRKVYEAVREAADAAFAAAKNGVRFRTVHEAAMQVIAARVAEWGLLPVTAEEALDADAGGQHRRYMVHGTSHHLGIDVHDCAQARREMYYDGILEPGMVFTIEPGLYFQIDDLTVPEELRGIGVRIEDDIVMTEDGPVNLSAGIPRTADEVEAWIARVQA; encoded by the coding sequence ATGAGCACCGGATCCAGCGACACGATCGCACAGGCCACCGACGACGACGCGGCGAAGACGCCCGTCACCAACCGCAAGCAGCCGTTCCCTCGCGGCTTCCTGGACACGATCTCGACCGGATGGGCCGAGCGCCCGGAGTCGCTTCCCGCGGCGCGGCCCCAGGCCGCCTACGCGGCTGCGCGCCGGGACAAGGTCTCCGCCGCGTTCGCGGGCAGGCGTCTGGTGATCCCCGCCGGATCGCTGAAGCAGCGCAGCAACGACACGGACTACCCGTTCCGTGCGCACTCCGCGTTCGCGCACCTGACGGGCTGGGCGGCGGATGCCGAACCCGACTCCGTGCTCGTGTTCGACCCGACGGATGCCGGACACGACGTCACCCTGTACTTCCGCGAGCGCGCCGACCGGACGACGACCGAGTTCTACGCGGACGCGACGGTCGGCGAGTTCTGGATCGGCCCCCGCCCGTCGCTCGCCGGCGTCGCCGCCGACCTCGCCATCGCGACGGACCACCTCGCCGCCTTCACCGCCGGAGCCGACGATGTGGCGCTCGACGACGCCGACCTCGCGCGGTTCGTCTCGGAGCTGCGCCTCGTGAAGGACGAGTACGAGATCGCCGAGATGCGCCGGGCCGTCGACATCACCGCGCAGGGCTTCGACGACATCATCCGCGCCCTCCCGGAGGCCGCGGTGCACGCTCGAGGCGAACGGGTCGTCGAGGGGGTCTTCCACCGTCGCGCACGCGAGGACGGCAACGGCGAGGGGTACGACACGATCGCCGCCTCCGGTCCGCACGCCTGCTACCTGCACTGGACCCGCAACGACGGCACGGTCGTCCCCGGCGACCTCATCCTCGTGGATGCCGGTGTCGAGGCCGACAGCCTCTACACGGCCGACATCACGCGCACCCTGCCGGTCAACGGCACGTTCACCGAGGTGCAGCGCAAGGTCTACGAGGCGGTCCGAGAGGCGGCCGACGCCGCCTTCGCCGCGGCGAAGAACGGCGTCCGGTTCCGCACCGTGCACGAAGCGGCGATGCAGGTCATCGCCGCACGGGTCGCCGAGTGGGGTCTGCTGCCTGTGACGGCCGAGGAGGCGCTCGACGCGGATGCCGGCGGCCAGCACCGCCGCTACATGGTCCACGGCACCAGCCACCACCTGGGCATCGACGTGCACGACTGCGCTCAGGCCCGCCGCGAGATGTACTACGACGGGATCCTCGAGCCGGGCATGGTCTTCACGATCGAGCCTGGGCTGTACTTCCAGATCGACGATCTGACCGTTCCCGAGGAGCTCCGAGGGATCGGCGTCCGGATCGAGGACGACATCGTCATGACCGAGGACGGCCCCGTGAACCTGTCCGCCGGCATCCCGCGGACGGCCGACGAGGTCGAGGCCTGGATCGCCCGGGTTCAGGCCTGA
- a CDS encoding DUF3054 domain-containing protein, giving the protein MSPERPAQRPSPAVTIVIDAALVVVFCVLGGLSHSVGEPDAVARIVVSIWPFLAALIVVHAVALAVGTDATRVVPGILIWLVTLGGGMALRALTGQGTAWAFVIVAAVTLAVFLIGWRAVNTIVRRRR; this is encoded by the coding sequence GTGAGCCCAGAACGCCCCGCCCAGCGCCCGTCACCCGCCGTCACCATCGTCATCGACGCGGCGCTGGTCGTCGTGTTCTGCGTGCTCGGAGGACTGTCGCACTCGGTCGGCGAGCCGGATGCCGTCGCCCGGATCGTGGTCTCTATCTGGCCGTTCCTCGCCGCGCTCATCGTCGTGCACGCAGTCGCGCTGGCCGTGGGCACGGATGCCACGCGGGTGGTACCGGGCATCCTGATCTGGCTCGTCACCCTCGGCGGCGGCATGGCGCTGCGGGCGCTGACCGGGCAGGGTACGGCGTGGGCGTTCGTGATCGTCGCGGCGGTGACGCTGGCGGTCTTCCTCATCGGCTGGCGCGCCGTGAACACGATCGTCCGGCGCCGCCGCTGA
- a CDS encoding endonuclease/exonuclease/phosphatase family protein, with product MFRVLGILLTVLFAIATAVVVWPQFFKLEQTYPFAQLVAVRGAVAAAFAVVAVLALLLLLAKPLRGFAASILIVAIIGAGASVAIGAVRGLGSETLPEKTDGSVRVLTWNTAGEAISADAIAAEILEQDAEIVALPETAESVGARIAVMLREQGHPMWVHHVQFNPDVENGPQAWQTTILISPDLGDYSVIQSSVDGTSNTSSVPSAVAMPVDGDGPTVVAVHAVAPRPEAMDRWQSDLAWIADQCPQGDFILAGDFNATIDHMASLGVDGGDMGYCRDAAARTGNGAVATWPASYPELLGAPIDHIMASPNWEPTGSVVLDADGSDHRGLVVQLEPVG from the coding sequence ATGTTCCGAGTACTGGGGATTCTGCTGACCGTGCTGTTCGCGATAGCGACGGCCGTCGTGGTGTGGCCGCAGTTCTTCAAGCTCGAGCAGACCTATCCGTTCGCCCAGCTCGTGGCGGTGCGCGGTGCTGTCGCGGCGGCGTTCGCGGTCGTGGCCGTGCTGGCGCTGCTGCTGCTGCTCGCCAAGCCGCTGCGCGGTTTCGCGGCGTCCATTCTGATCGTCGCGATCATCGGGGCCGGAGCATCCGTCGCGATCGGCGCCGTGCGCGGCCTCGGTTCCGAGACTCTTCCGGAGAAGACCGACGGCAGCGTGCGGGTGCTCACCTGGAACACCGCAGGCGAGGCCATCTCCGCCGACGCCATCGCCGCCGAGATCCTCGAGCAGGATGCCGAGATCGTCGCCCTTCCGGAGACGGCCGAGTCGGTCGGCGCCCGCATCGCGGTGATGCTGCGCGAGCAGGGGCATCCGATGTGGGTGCATCACGTGCAGTTCAACCCCGACGTCGAGAACGGGCCGCAGGCCTGGCAGACGACGATCCTCATCTCCCCCGACCTCGGCGACTACTCGGTGATCCAGTCCTCGGTGGACGGGACCAGCAACACCAGCTCCGTGCCGAGCGCGGTCGCGATGCCGGTGGACGGCGACGGCCCGACTGTCGTCGCCGTGCACGCGGTCGCCCCCCGCCCCGAAGCGATGGATCGCTGGCAGAGCGACCTCGCCTGGATCGCCGACCAGTGCCCTCAGGGCGATTTCATCCTCGCCGGTGACTTCAACGCGACGATCGACCACATGGCCTCGCTCGGCGTCGACGGGGGCGACATGGGCTATTGCCGCGACGCGGCCGCGCGCACCGGGAACGGTGCGGTGGCGACCTGGCCGGCGTCCTACCCCGAGCTGCTCGGGGCGCCGATCGACCACATCATGGCCAGCCCCAACTGGGAGCCGACCGGATCCGTCGTGCTCGATGCCGACGGCAGCGACCACCGCGGGCTCGTCGTGCAGCTGGAGCCCGTGGGCTGA
- a CDS encoding PHP domain-containing protein: protein MRSAQRFEGPSDLHLHSNHSDGTQSPAEVVRQAKAHGIRTLALTDHDRTTGWDEAARAAGELEMTFLPGMELSAKHEWRSVHVLGYLFDPVDPALAAETDRIRGDRIGRAERIVRNIGRDYDLNWEDVIAQTMQDATVGRPHIADALVARGIVRDRAEAFDGILHPREGYYEPHYAPDPLTAVRLITRAGGVAIIAHPVTAGRDRMMPVSFIERLIAEGLGGFEIDHRENTEDGKRLLRALAAEHDLIVTGSSDYHGAGKPNVPGENTTADEMVARIIDRATGTDPRYP, encoded by the coding sequence ATGAGGAGCGCGCAACGGTTCGAGGGTCCCAGCGACCTGCACCTGCACTCCAATCACTCCGACGGGACGCAGTCACCGGCCGAGGTCGTCCGACAGGCGAAGGCGCACGGCATCCGCACCCTCGCCCTGACCGATCACGACCGCACCACCGGCTGGGACGAGGCCGCACGCGCCGCCGGCGAGCTGGAGATGACGTTCCTTCCGGGGATGGAGCTGTCCGCCAAGCACGAGTGGCGCAGCGTCCACGTCCTCGGTTATCTCTTCGATCCGGTCGATCCGGCGCTCGCCGCCGAGACCGATCGCATCCGCGGAGACCGCATCGGCAGAGCCGAACGGATCGTGCGCAACATCGGCCGCGACTACGACCTGAACTGGGAGGACGTCATCGCGCAGACGATGCAGGATGCCACGGTCGGCCGCCCGCACATCGCGGATGCTCTGGTCGCCCGCGGCATCGTGCGCGACCGAGCCGAGGCGTTCGACGGCATCCTGCACCCGCGCGAGGGGTACTACGAACCGCACTACGCGCCCGACCCGCTGACGGCGGTGCGGCTCATCACGCGCGCCGGGGGCGTGGCGATCATCGCGCACCCGGTGACGGCAGGACGAGATCGGATGATGCCGGTCTCGTTCATCGAGCGTCTGATCGCCGAGGGGCTGGGCGGGTTCGAGATCGATCACCGCGAGAACACCGAGGACGGCAAGCGGCTGCTGCGGGCGCTCGCGGCCGAGCACGATCTCATCGTCACCGGGTCGAGCGACTATCACGGTGCCGGCAAACCCAACGTGCCTGGTGAGAACACCACGGCCGATGAGATGGTGGCGCGGATCATCGACCGCGCGACCGGCACGGATCCGCGGTATCCCTGA
- a CDS encoding DUF817 domain-containing protein has translation MQRATSLERRIDEVAHRLLRDASANGIRAGLIEFAVFVLKQAWACVFGAALLVAIVAARLWYPDDAVIARNDALTMAAVLIQVAMLVFRLETGRELWVIVLFHVTGTVMELFKTDVGSWMYAADGVLRLGGVPLFSGFMYAAVGSYMVRVHRLFDLGFVRYPRRWLTTAVAAAVYLNFFAHHFWWDARWVLLGAVVLLWLPTVMYARVWRRVLRLPLLIVFAGVAVFIYLAENIGTWAGAWAYPDQVAAWQPVSPSKLGSWFLLMIISVVMVTWVYPPRAPASTGADDEGRMPQHPPLEEESQAPAAGA, from the coding sequence ATGCAGCGGGCGACATCCCTGGAACGGCGCATCGACGAGGTCGCCCATCGCCTCCTCCGGGATGCCTCGGCGAACGGCATCCGTGCCGGTCTGATCGAGTTCGCCGTTTTCGTGCTCAAGCAGGCCTGGGCGTGCGTGTTCGGCGCCGCCCTGCTGGTCGCGATCGTCGCTGCTCGCCTGTGGTATCCGGATGACGCGGTCATCGCCCGCAACGATGCGCTGACGATGGCGGCCGTTCTGATCCAGGTCGCCATGCTCGTGTTCCGGCTCGAGACGGGCCGCGAGCTGTGGGTCATCGTCCTGTTCCATGTCACGGGGACGGTGATGGAGCTGTTCAAGACCGACGTGGGTTCGTGGATGTACGCCGCCGACGGCGTGCTGCGCCTCGGCGGAGTCCCGCTGTTCAGCGGGTTCATGTACGCGGCGGTGGGGTCGTACATGGTGCGCGTCCACCGGCTCTTCGACCTCGGGTTCGTCCGCTATCCCCGCCGCTGGCTCACGACGGCGGTCGCGGCGGCCGTCTACCTGAACTTCTTCGCGCATCACTTCTGGTGGGATGCCCGGTGGGTCCTGCTCGGCGCGGTCGTGCTGCTCTGGCTGCCGACGGTCATGTACGCCCGCGTGTGGCGGCGCGTGCTCCGGCTGCCGCTGCTGATCGTGTTCGCGGGCGTGGCGGTGTTCATCTATCTCGCCGAGAACATCGGCACCTGGGCCGGGGCATGGGCGTATCCGGACCAGGTGGCCGCATGGCAGCCGGTCTCGCCGAGCAAGCTCGGCTCCTGGTTCCTGCTCATGATCATCTCGGTGGTCATGGTGACCTGGGTGTATCCGCCGCGTGCGCCGGCCTCCACCGGCGCAGACGACGAGGGGCGGATGCCGCAGCATCCGCCCCTCGAGGAAGAGTCTCAGGCCCCGGCGGCCGGAGCCTGA